From the Haladaptatus sp. DJG-WS-42 genome, the window GCACGCCGTCACTCGGTCGTCGAACGCGGCGGCGCGGGGTGCGTAGAAGCCGCCCATACTGACGCCGAGCAGTGCGATTTTCGAGGCATCGACGACTGGTTCCGTCTCCAGAAAGTCGATGACCGGCCCCACAACTGTTTCCCAATTCGTGCGCGCGCGCATCGACTCGTATCTGAGCAAGTCACCCTGTCCGGGGCCGTCGAATACGAAGCAGGCGTAGCCACGTTCGAGCGCCGCAGGCACGCCACACAAGAAGTAGAGTTCCTCTGCAATCGAATCAAACCCGCCGAGACAGACGAGCGTCGGGTGGGGTTTCTCGCTGTCGTCTGGCGCGAACAGATACCCCGAAATCGCCGTGTCCTCGAAGGGAACCTCGACCGCTTCGACGGGCGTATCGAGGAAGTCGAGCGCCGCCCGGAACGTCTCGCGGCTTCGTTCGTAGGTGGGGATACGTCGTGCGTCGTCGCCTGCTAAGAAAAATTCGGCCGTCCGGTAGTAGGTGTGCGCCCGGAAGAACGCGCCGCGAGCGGTTTCGTCGCGCCCCTCGTCACGAGCGCGCTCAGCTTCGCTCGCCACCCGGTCTGCGGTTCGTCGCCACTCGGTGTGCCACGACTCGAAATCGCCGTCCTCGATGCGGTCTGCAGTGGCGAGACACTCACC encodes:
- a CDS encoding alpha/beta hydrolase, with amino-acid sequence MRVHFADKTFDYQTLRATAYAPYEGSALGECLATADRIEDGDFESWHTEWRRTADRVASEAERARDEGRDETARGAFFRAHTYYRTAEFFLAGDDARRIPTYERSRETFRAALDFLDTPVEAVEVPFEDTAISGYLFAPDDSEKPHPTLVCLGGFDSIAEELYFLCGVPAALERGYACFVFDGPGQGDLLRYESMRARTNWETVVGPVIDFLETEPVVDASKIALLGVSMGGFYAPRAAAFDDRVTACIAFDHCYDLWAASAYGQEAVASLFSYLPGALVNGVAALAARVDAGSRWQRQNAQWVFGTDMAGLLDTLKAYSLSDVAHRITCPTLALAGADDHLIPLPLAYEFVDAVAGPTTLRVFEEHEGAADHCQLGNLPLAHGVIYDWVADTLA